gtgttgaactttttttatatgtcgtgttgaaatttattttatatgttgtgtttttttttttaaataaataaaataaaataaaaagttaactggttatgatttaatatttaaggaatttttttaacGTACAAATAAATGtgaatttggggtcaaatattttttgatttttcaatataggctctttttatagcaatttggcTCAAGAAgatactaaaaatacaaaaaacaaatgaggatAAAAAATGCTaaagtaattataaaaaaataaataaaataaataaaaacccaaaaaaatggttcaattttgaaaaaagcggttataacgGACGGTTACTTATTTTACTAACTGCTAATCGCTAGCGATTAGTAAAATTTAATAGCCACTAAGACGATTACGGTTAGTAATTTTTGCCAAtaactactaaccgtaaccaccttGACATCCTTACGAATTTTACATGTAGTGGTGGGTGACTTGGTGATTGCCTTGACGTGGCCACCAATGATTTGGTAGAAAGTCCTTCaacaatttaaatgaaaaagaaaaagctgagTGATTTTTAAACATAATAAAACGTAggaagtgattttttttttttttttctttttacaaatgtaggtataatttttaaaatgagtaAAACCCATCAATGGaccaattattttattttattttattttcttactttAAAAATCAGTGGGGGTGGAGGTCGCGGCCTCCactgacttttttttcttcttttctttctttgaatttcACAAGGTTGATATGGCAACTTGTTCATGTCACATCAAAAGATATAAAACTCATCGAtcaattatttgttaaaaaaacaaaacataatcaTCATTAAATACTAACTTTTCAGTACAGTACAgtaatgacttgtatttatttaGAATTTTAGATAATCCATACATGCTGACCACACCTGATACCCAGATGTAGCAGCCCATATCTTCAACTTCTACATACACACACAAGGCATTCTTACATAAACATTACATAGAGGCTCAAAGCCACTTTATTTCACTTTGTGTTCAAAACACCTGCTGGCATTTTCACTGCTGACCCTGAGAAAGAAGAACAGATTGAAGAGGGGTCAGAAGAAAGCACAATTTGCACAAAGACAAGATTAAAAACCTCTTAACGAAACCAAATTCATAATGCAGTGTACTAAATAGCAGGTACCGAAAAGCGGGCCTTGTAGAATTCAACAAGCTCTTTGGGATCAGTTTTTGTTGGCTTATAAGCATCGATCTTGTTTACCTCCTGCACAAGGGTAAGCAAGAATCATTACCGTTCAAGAACCAAAGTATGATACATTGGGACTCATGCCTCTTTCAAAGTCAAGTTTAAGGTGAAGATAATGTAAAAAGAAACAGCATAAGTGCCCTGTCATGCTGCAGGTGGGATGATTGCTTCTAAGCTTGCATAGAAGAGTATGATCAGATTCAATTAACTAAGCATTTACAGCAAAAGGTATAAACCAGTAGGACATCATGAGAATCAGTACTATCTACTACCCATCAATCCACATTCATTTACAGCAAAAGCAGACATGAGACTGCCTCTTTGGAGGCAAGGTGAGGCTTTTGTCACAACTCAAAACTCACAAGACTTTAAACCCTGTGGTGCTTGTTAgaacattttaaatattatgatttaggtttattttcttccttatttagCCTAGGCTTTCTTATTCAGCACTCctagcctctctataaatagatatCATTATAATACAAATTATGATACTTCAAAATATTCAAGATGAAGCCCTAACAATTTCATCAGTTTCTTTCTCGCTTctactctcttctctcttctatattaTATATCTCATTATATATTTCTAGAGTGCTACTTTAAACCCCAAGTTCCAAGTCTTTACTACATGTTCCTACCCATTTTGTGCTAACACGAAAACTTTTAGAAATAATAACTTGAACTAGTGTAGAATGTAGATGTTGTTGAATTGCAGATTCAGCAGACTAATTCAATGGGAGAGGCAAATGCCAGGGAGTAGAACTTAATGGTAATTGGCAATAGCAATCTCATGGTTTTACGATGTACCTCGATCCATTTTGCAAGTTTAGGCCTTCCTGCTGTGATATCGTACTTCCATGCGTCCGATAAGAAGACTTGGAATCTTTCAACAAATGGAATGTAAGCAATGTCCACCTGAAGATCATCACAGACACATAATTCAATCACATATCAATGGGGGAACAATAGAATCATGGAAAatactgttatatatataatcatattatCCGTTTTCAATTTCCGCATATAAATCAACATGATCATTTTCTGTAGTATAATACTAAACTTACACAATCTATAAATGTTAGGTCCAACATCAAGAAGAAGCATGCAGCTCgcacttgaagaaaaaaaaaacataatcaaGAATTCAACTTACACCACTGAATTGGCCAAGGAAGAATGGCCCATCATCGAACTTATGAAGAGCCTTTTCCAAGTGATCAAAAGCAGGACCTGATGCGAGTTCAAGGTTATTAGTCAACCCAGTTTCCACACAAAATGCTATCCCTAAAGGCAGCAAGTTCTAACTCTTACCAGCTTCTTTTACTGGATCTCCTTTGAATGATGTAAACACTGTCTTGTTGAAGGTGTCAGTGTAGGCTATCAACTCTTGACCAAATTCCTTTTTCGCAGGATCCTGCAATATTTTCCAGCATTACTTTAGTCAAATTCCCGGGGAAACAGAAACTGAAACAGAACGAGAGAGCCGTTCTTGAACAAGGGCACAAAATCTTACATTGGGCGCAAGAGAAGGCCCCTCAAAGTTGCTGTCTATATACTTAATTAAATCAAGACTCTCCCCAATGACTTTTCCATTGTGTTCCAATGATGGCACCTGTTAATATAGAATACGTGTTAAACATGAAATGgatatcacaattttaaaaataaaaaataaaaaatcaacccaGGCATGTCTCTTCCAAAATCATCACCTTGTTTTCAGGGTAGACTTTCTCCTTGTACCAAGCAGGCCTGTTTTGAAGGTTGATTGGGACTAATTTAATCTTCTCTTGTAATCCCTGCACCAAAAAATTTTCAGAaacataaatattaattaaaaaacagaaaatgacaAATGATCCCTAAAGGAGTAAAGGGTCTGTCTCTTAATCCAAATTAGGAGTTAGAAAAGCAGTGTCAGATAACTtgagcaccaaaaaaaaaatgaagtctATAGACAAattaagaaatgaaaacaaCCTTATAATTCCTGGTAATCCACGTACGCTGTGCAAATGGGCATGAGTAAGAGATGTACAACCTtcgaaaaaacaaaatccaagtTCATTTTAGCACACGGGGTAAAAACTATAGATAAATCCTAAACAAACACAGAGTAAGGACAGTGGatgggacaaaaacaaaaacatgtagcaaaaaaagaaagaagaaacgaTTAGGAGAGCAGAGTGAACCTTGTAGTTCCATCAAAGAGAGGAGGTGGGTGGGAAGTGGCATCCAATGATGGGGGAAGATGCTCTTGCACACTCCTGTACAACCCAGAAAAGTTAAGTAAACAATCTTACAGATTTTGACAAGAATGCACAAATCCAGAGTCCCCGAACGGAAAACCCaattgagaaaatggaaaatttcgAACTCCTAAGCACTTACGATGCAGCCATTGATGATGATCGTGGTGGTGTTGTCGTCCAGAGACTTCCAAGCTTAATTTTGTTCGTACTTTCTACTCTGATGCGCAATGGTGTCTAGGTTCACGCGGCCCCTCTTTATATAGCAGTTCCGATCCCTTGAAGTCGCGAGCAGTGACGAAACGTGATTGCCACGTGGGCGCATCCAGCAATTTTGCTGTCGGATTATTAGGAATTTGTCCCGTTTTTGAGATCTGTTCATCCATTCAGTTTTCCGCTAGTCTATCCCTTACTATAAAAAGTCTCATATATTAATAAGCAAAAAGCAATTTGGTGTCGAAGGTAGTTGAATGGGgtgaaaattaaatttcataaattaGAAGTTACTAGATTGAATTtcgatttctttttctttgttttgtgttgatatataaaaaaataaaaggaaaaagtataaaaaaagtCTCTCAAACTAACAGTTGTACAGAGCTTTATAATATTCAAAATGTATTAAAGTAGTTCATCATACCAttaaagtgtgtcaaaaagaCCACATGtgtttttatattcctataatattccaattcttttaaaaactaaaataaaaaaattaataaagtaataaaataaaaaactaaaaaattattattttttttttttaaaaaaaaaaatatatatatatatatatatatataatgaaaaaaagaaaaaaaataaaaaataaaaatgaaaggggTGGTTGCCAATTAAGCCAACCATatggtttgattttgtatttatctatatttttttataccgtactaatgatttgtaatttaagccaactacagtgacaaatattttatttattctaaaaaaaaaattgtatttatttgccccttgggtttttttttttttttttgtttaaaaaataatttagtttattttttattttatttagtttttaaaagaaaaagggtattataggaatataataaaatatgtgacatttttgacacactttgatAGTTTGATTGACTACTTAAtataccttttgaacattgtgaAGGCTCTATCGCAACAGCGATTAGTTtgaaggatttttttatttttttttgtaaaaaacaatttagaCATCAAAATGTTAGGATTCTAATCCACTTTTTGGATTCGGTGAATGTTAAAAGGTATTCacgttattttaattatttaaataattaaatatactaACAAAATGACGGACccaatttttctataaattggAATGTAAGAATTCTTACAATTAGAGCctctaaaaaagtaaaaatggttttttttttttttttttcaactgaCATTTGTCTCTTATgagaattacatattttttttaatcttttcataTGCTTTTCGAtaacattaatataaaaatatgtacATATCATATACGTAAGGAgcatatgtcattttttaaaggctaaattataAAAGTTCTTAGaacattcccaatggaagagctaaatgttacttttatctaaaatagctcttcaaatgtttaaaaaaccccctacattggattagcaaaaaaaaaaaatgtaaaatagatatttgattggaagagctaagaaaaaaggtaaatgtagcaacacttttcaaatgagctattttatttttcattgtttctcacctattttctctttttcccaaatcttttcctactttttctctgcatgttctatttttttccaaaacttttctcatttttcctctcacatgttctctttttcccaaaacttttattgcttttaataatattttaatagaatagatataaatatagctaatcggatgtagagacatatAAAAATGGCTtcgctaaactagataaaagtaaattttaagaagtcattttacataaaaatatagccCATCTGTTGAGAATGCTCTTGGAATTTAATTGGTAAAAAATAtctgtaaaaaaataaaatatagactTTAGAATAAACTTTTTATGTGTCGTAGGGGAATTGGAGAGGGCTGGTTCATGATAAGGTTGTGCGGCTCTCATTTCTATCCGATGGGTTTGGTTAATCATTGAAAGGTTTTGAATCCAACGGTGACCGCCAGGCCAGATGAGATGGCTGAATCCCGACCTCTTATTCAATGAAAACGCAATTCACAAAAGtcataatttaaaaaaggaacaaaggaaaaatgggcatctaatataatataataatacaGTAAATCTCAAGAAATctgatatatgtatataaaatggttcatatatatatatatatatatatatatatatatatatatatatatagtttaatatttaaaagaaagaaaatgttaggtgttgtTATAGTGTTATACTGGTATTATTCCAactgtaatgtggcttttaaaattatcattgaatttaaaattattattattgacttttaatttattgataattttaaaaatcacatcacaattgagagaatataaaaaaaaaacacctaacattttccataAAAGAATCATCGTAGAAAGCCGAAGACCCTAAATTCGATTTTATTATCAATCCAATTGTCGTTTAcgtttgtttttatgttttcttataGACGAATAGTCTGAATGGATAGATGTCATTACTTGTATAACTTTactatcaaataaaataatcatatatatatatatatgcttattttcttattaatgtGTGACATATTTTCTTTCATCATCAGCGACGattgtcatatatataatttttaaatcaaaattggACTACTCATTCCATTGAAAAGAAATTAGGAACAAGGTTGTTGTGTGCCAAGACAAGATTGGTTCCGTTTTGTCGTATATATAGTTTTCGAATCAAAATTGGACTACTCATTCCATTGAAAAGAAATTGGGAACAAGGTTGTTGTGTGCCAAGACAAGAATGTTTCCGTTTTAGAGACCAGGTTCTCAAATATCTTACCAAAGCAAAAGTAGCCACCTGAGACTGGAGTCTGTATAATCAATATTAGCGGTGAGTTCTTCGCCAAAAGCTTAGAGAAATGGTATAACATCTActattgtcatttttttcattcttttccatacttaaaacaaaaacaaaaaaacaaaacaaaacaaaaaaccaaaaataaaataaaattattttcttatatatccACACAAAAGGGGAAGAGTGATTCAAACTAGTAGTTCCTGCTTTATAAGGTGTAATTTTCAGCCGATTGAATTACCCTGGGAACTGAATCCAccttcacttttcttttcttttcttttttgaaaaaatgagatGTTACTTCTCATTcaacaaataagaaaacaagGGCCAAAAGGCTCTACAAAGATAGAGCCTAACTGCtgtaaaataatacaaatagaaATACACGTGAGAGTTTCCTCAATCCAAACTCTATCTAAATAACTCTTCGATGCCTCTTTAGCAAGATTGTGAGCTGCCTGGTTTGCTCCTCTGTTAACATGCCCAATATCCCAGCTCCTCATTAACCCTAGGAGAAAAAGGGTATCTGCAACAACATGTCCATATCTATGCAAGATTGGCTGCTTCTCCTTGAGTGCTTTTGCTACATTCAGTGAATCTCCTTCCATCACTATATCATAAAACCCCAGGTCGTGGCAGAGTTGCACCGCCACTAGAGCAGCCATCGCTTCAGCAGTGGTTGGTTCACAGACTGCAAGAAGTGTCTTCCCTGTGCAGCTGCAACACGTCCCTGCTCATCCCGAATAACCACCCCTACTCCCATTTGTTTTTTCTGGGCTTCGATGGCCACGTCTTGACCTTATAGCACCCCCGCGGAGGCTTCTTCCATATTGATTCACGCTGGATTAGAGTCCCCTCATTCGGTCTTGGGGCGTTTGCATGTCGGTACAAATATTCCAGTTCACTCGCATTCCTGACTATGGCATTTGGGTGGGTAAAGGAACCCCCATGCAGTACGTCATTTCGCCTCTTCCAAATATTCTTTGCAATCATCCCAAACTGCTCCACTTTGTCCGTACTCAGCCGTTCCATCATGTATTCCAGAATTTCAACAAAACTGTTACGTACCCCTCACCTGGCTTTTCTGTAATCTTCGAAAACTGGCACACCAAACGTCTTGGGCCGACGGGCACTCCCAGAGAATGTGTAGAATTGTTTCCTTTGCTTGACAACAGAAGATGCAGGTGTCCTCCTTTAAAACCCCCCTCCTCAGTAAGTTGTCTTTTGTAGGGAGTATGTTGCTACATGCTCGCCATAAGAAGACTCTTGCCGTGTTTGGGATCTTCAAACTCCATATGAATTTCCAAACCCCTTGTGTGCTTTCACTATAGGAGCATTCCC
Above is a genomic segment from Corylus avellana chromosome ca9, CavTom2PMs-1.0 containing:
- the LOC132191772 gene encoding glutathione S-transferase L3-like, which produces MAASSVQEHLPPSLDATSHPPPLFDGTTRLYISYSCPFAQRTWITRNYKGLQEKIKLVPINLQNRPAWYKEKVYPENKVPSLEHNGKVIGESLDLIKYIDSNFEGPSLAPNDPAKKEFGQELIAYTDTFNKTVFTSFKGDPVKEAGPAFDHLEKALHKFDDGPFFLGQFSGVDIAYIPFVERFQVFLSDAWKYDITAGRPKLAKWIEEVNKIDAYKPTKTDPKELVEFYKARFSGQQ